A window of the Aquimarina spinulae genome harbors these coding sequences:
- a CDS encoding sporulation protein → MGFLNKVKSKLGIGGVKVELQIPGQVSKESEQVEGKVVLTTKSEQEIVEVEIKLVEEFTIGRGDDKSKESFDLGMVKFSDTYSIKPGEVKEIPFVLPFKLLKSNADSLAEKGGALGALGKVSKFTSNEKSKYMVEANVDVKAAILDPSDEKDIKLI, encoded by the coding sequence ATGGGGTTTCTTAATAAAGTGAAAAGTAAGTTAGGTATTGGCGGGGTAAAGGTTGAGCTGCAAATACCTGGACAAGTTTCTAAAGAAAGTGAACAAGTAGAAGGTAAGGTTGTGTTAACTACCAAAAGTGAACAAGAAATTGTCGAAGTTGAAATAAAATTAGTAGAAGAGTTTACAATAGGACGAGGAGATGACAAGAGCAAGGAATCTTTTGATTTGGGTATGGTTAAGTTTTCTGACACTTATTCTATTAAACCAGGAGAAGTAAAAGAAATCCCTTTTGTTTTACCATTTAAGTTGTTAAAATCTAATGCAGATTCATTAGCTGAAAAAGGAGGAGCTCTTGGCGCACTTGGAAAGGTGAGTAAATTTACCTCTAACGAAAAATCAAAATACATGGTAGAGGCTAATGTAGATGTAAAAGCAGCTATTCTTGACCCTTCTGATGAGAAGGATATTAAATTAATATAG
- a CDS encoding PAS domain-containing protein yields MNEFFEYDSMVAKYYQKTPNRVLPLVSWEFYGEHLSVFESFKEDLNTLKKITKNWNFTRDYYQEFIQEQSVIVITNPNLKIVYASQNIQKLSGYSPNEVIGNSPKIFQGEDTCTKTSAKIRTAIASEIPFEVSIVNYKKDKTPYLCQIKGFPIWDKHGKLVNYIAFEKVA; encoded by the coding sequence ATGAATGAATTTTTTGAATACGATAGTATGGTGGCGAAGTACTACCAGAAAACACCTAATCGCGTATTACCATTAGTTTCATGGGAGTTTTATGGAGAACACCTTTCAGTATTCGAAAGCTTTAAAGAAGATCTTAATACGTTAAAGAAAATTACCAAAAATTGGAATTTTACGAGAGACTATTACCAAGAATTTATTCAAGAACAATCTGTTATTGTTATTACGAATCCCAATCTTAAAATTGTATACGCTTCACAAAATATTCAAAAACTAAGTGGATATTCACCTAATGAGGTTATAGGCAATTCGCCAAAAATATTTCAGGGTGAAGATACATGTACCAAGACATCTGCAAAAATACGAACTGCTATAGCTAGTGAGATTCCTTTTGAAGTATCGATTGTAAACTATAAAAAGGATAAAACCCCATATTTATGCCAGATTAAAGGATTTCCGATTTGGGATAAACATGGTAAATTGGTTAATTATATTGCTTTTGAGAAAGTAGCATAG
- a CDS encoding imelysin family protein: MKKSLFLVLATLVFIVGCSSSDDSNGTGDNTDNFDRKALLTNIADNIVIPSYQSFSTDITALKTATSTFVTTTDTANLVALRNAWIKAYTSWQSVSMFEIGKAEELSLRNFMNVYPVTVAEIESNITSGTYDFTSVTKQDEQGFGALDYLLNGLSGTDTGIVEFYTTNANAAGYKKYLTDLVDRMNNLTDEVLNDWKGSYRGTFISNSGSSATSSVDKLTNDFIFHYEKHLRAAKIGIPAGVFSGSPLDNTVEAFYKTDISKALFNANLSALQDFFNGKHFGSTTTGESLKTYLDFLNTIKNGEDLSTLINNQFNTARTKASSLDDDFSSQVRTNNSLMTQTYDELQKNVVFLKVDMLSAMSIRVDFVDADGD, translated from the coding sequence ATGAAGAAATCATTATTTTTAGTTTTGGCCACGCTGGTTTTTATAGTGGGCTGCTCATCGAGTGATGATTCAAATGGTACAGGCGATAATACAGATAATTTTGACCGAAAAGCCTTATTAACTAATATAGCAGATAATATAGTTATACCTTCGTATCAAAGTTTTTCTACCGATATAACTGCTTTAAAAACGGCAACCTCTACTTTTGTAACTACAACCGATACAGCAAATCTTGTTGCGCTAAGGAATGCTTGGATAAAAGCATATACCTCATGGCAATCGGTGAGTATGTTTGAAATAGGAAAAGCAGAAGAACTTTCGCTACGAAATTTTATGAATGTATATCCTGTTACTGTAGCCGAAATAGAATCTAATATTACTTCGGGAACGTATGATTTTACTTCGGTAACAAAACAAGACGAACAAGGATTTGGAGCTTTGGATTATCTTTTGAATGGATTATCAGGTACCGATACAGGAATCGTAGAGTTTTATACTACCAATGCTAATGCTGCTGGTTATAAAAAGTATTTAACTGATTTGGTAGACCGTATGAATAATCTTACCGATGAGGTTTTAAACGACTGGAAAGGAAGTTATAGAGGTACTTTTATAAGTAATAGTGGATCTTCTGCAACAAGCTCGGTAGATAAATTGACTAATGATTTTATTTTTCATTATGAAAAGCATTTACGTGCAGCCAAAATAGGAATACCTGCAGGTGTGTTCTCGGGGTCTCCATTAGATAATACAGTAGAAGCTTTTTATAAGACAGATATATCTAAGGCACTTTTTAATGCTAATCTTAGTGCATTACAAGATTTTTTTAATGGAAAACATTTTGGGAGCACGACTACAGGAGAAAGTTTAAAAACATATTTAGATTTCTTAAATACAATTAAAAATGGCGAAGATTTAAGTACGCTTATCAATAACCAATTTAATACTGCAAGAACAAAAGCATCAAGTCTGGATGACGATTTCTCATCTCAGGTTCGTACCAACAATAGTTTAATGACACAAACCTATGATGAATTACAGAAAAATGTAGTTTTTCTTAAGGTAGATATGCTTTCTGCAATGTCTATACGTGTAGATTTTGTTGATGCCGATGGAGATTAA
- a CDS encoding TonB-dependent receptor domain-containing protein — translation MKLRDYSVFFGTLLMISSVFGQYQFKGTVTNLDNQPIANAEVYNRTNGKQTITNTDGQFKFADLPKGEYLITIFSFDFEILEQQIKIEGDESKDFVLKPLGEELSEVLITQRKEKIFGLKQLRPVEGTAIFAGKKSEVILVDQTVGNLASNNSRQIYAQVVGLNIYENSDAGLQLNIGGRGLDPNRSANFNIKQNGYDISADVLGYPESYYTPPAEALSEIQVVRGAASLQYGTQFGGLINFKMKQPNPNKKIELISRQSLGSFNLFTSFNSISGTLGKFSYYTYFNYKKGDGYRPNSEFDSKNFYANVGYTFTDKTKLTFEATYLDYLAQQPGGLTDTQFDENPEFSNRTRNWFDVNWKLFSLKLEHKFSDKTDFSLNLFGLDASRKAVGFRGNPFILNSNPITDVDETDANGNFAFPRDLIVGNFRNWGAEARLLSRYNLFGKESVFLIGSKYYQANNDSRQGPGSIGTNASFDFATQAFPDYPNQSDFDFPNLNVAIFGENIFNISDRFSVTPGFRFEYIKTESEGSYNQVNFDLAGNPISNTTLVDNRTLDRSFLLFGIGASYKPNTHLEAYANLSQNYRSVTFSDIRVVSPTFIIDPDISDEEGFTADFGVRGKIGGNKLSYDIGGFGLLYDDRIGIVLDDRANRVRKNIGKALIYGLETFMDWNILNTFYAGNSDFRFNWFVNASFTESEYIESEEAGVKGKKVEFIPVVNLKTGLKFGYKNFLANTQFTYLSEQFTDVTNATNAPSGDSRNGIIGEIPSYHILDFSVSYRYKKFKLETGVNNVLDTRYFTRRATGYPGPGIIPSEPLTWYTTLQFKW, via the coding sequence ATGAAATTAAGGGATTATAGCGTATTTTTTGGAACATTATTAATGATAAGCTCAGTTTTTGGGCAATATCAATTTAAGGGCACAGTAACAAATTTAGATAATCAACCTATTGCAAATGCAGAGGTATATAACAGAACCAACGGTAAGCAGACCATTACAAATACCGATGGTCAATTTAAATTTGCAGACTTACCAAAAGGAGAGTATCTGATTACTATTTTTAGTTTTGATTTTGAAATTCTGGAACAGCAAATAAAGATTGAAGGCGATGAATCAAAAGATTTTGTGTTGAAACCCTTGGGAGAAGAACTTTCTGAAGTTTTGATCACACAACGAAAAGAAAAGATTTTTGGACTCAAACAACTTAGACCTGTAGAAGGAACTGCAATTTTTGCAGGTAAAAAAAGTGAAGTAATTCTGGTAGACCAAACAGTTGGGAATTTAGCTTCAAATAATTCTAGGCAGATTTATGCTCAGGTTGTTGGATTAAATATATACGAAAACAGTGATGCAGGCCTTCAACTTAATATTGGAGGTAGGGGATTAGATCCGAACCGATCTGCCAATTTTAATATAAAACAAAATGGTTACGATATAAGTGCCGATGTTTTAGGATACCCCGAGAGTTATTATACTCCTCCTGCAGAAGCTTTGAGTGAAATACAGGTTGTTCGCGGAGCTGCATCATTACAATATGGAACTCAGTTTGGGGGATTAATCAATTTTAAAATGAAGCAGCCCAATCCCAATAAAAAAATAGAACTCATATCCAGGCAATCATTAGGATCATTTAATCTATTTACGAGTTTTAATAGTATTAGTGGTACTTTAGGTAAGTTTAGTTATTACACTTATTTTAATTATAAAAAAGGTGACGGTTATAGACCAAATTCAGAATTTGATTCTAAAAACTTTTATGCGAATGTCGGATATACTTTTACCGATAAAACAAAACTAACTTTTGAAGCCACATATCTTGATTACCTGGCACAACAACCAGGAGGACTAACCGATACTCAATTCGATGAAAACCCAGAGTTTAGCAATCGAACCAGGAATTGGTTTGATGTAAACTGGAAATTATTCTCCCTAAAACTAGAACATAAATTCTCTGATAAGACCGATTTTAGTTTAAATCTTTTTGGTCTTGATGCTTCTCGAAAAGCAGTAGGTTTTAGAGGGAATCCTTTTATACTAAACTCAAACCCTATTACAGATGTGGATGAAACAGATGCTAATGGTAATTTTGCTTTTCCACGTGATTTGATTGTAGGTAACTTTAGAAATTGGGGTGCAGAGGCTAGATTATTAAGTAGATACAATTTGTTTGGTAAGGAGTCAGTTTTTTTAATAGGCTCAAAATATTACCAGGCTAATAATGACTCTAGACAAGGTCCGGGAAGTATCGGAACTAATGCAAGTTTTGACTTTGCTACGCAAGCATTTCCAGATTACCCAAACCAATCTGATTTTGATTTTCCTAACCTGAATGTAGCCATATTTGGAGAGAATATTTTTAATATTTCTGATCGCTTTTCAGTAACTCCTGGTTTTAGATTTGAATATATTAAAACCGAAAGCGAAGGAAGTTATAATCAGGTTAATTTTGATCTGGCAGGAAATCCTATATCTAATACTACCTTGGTAGATAACAGAACTCTGGATCGCTCATTTTTACTTTTTGGTATTGGAGCCAGTTATAAGCCAAATACCCATTTAGAAGCATATGCCAATTTATCTCAGAATTATAGGTCAGTTACTTTTAGTGATATTCGAGTAGTAAGCCCAACTTTTATAATTGATCCCGATATTTCTGATGAAGAAGGTTTTACTGCCGATTTTGGCGTTAGAGGAAAAATAGGAGGAAATAAACTGTCTTATGATATTGGAGGTTTTGGATTGCTATACGATGATCGAATTGGGATCGTATTAGACGACAGAGCAAATAGAGTTAGAAAGAATATAGGGAAAGCACTTATTTATGGGTTAGAAACTTTTATGGATTGGAACATTCTTAATACATTTTATGCGGGAAACTCAGATTTCCGATTTAATTGGTTTGTTAATGCATCTTTTACAGAATCAGAATATATAGAGTCTGAAGAAGCAGGAGTAAAAGGTAAAAAAGTCGAATTTATACCAGTAGTGAACTTAAAAACCGGATTAAAATTTGGTTACAAAAACTTTCTTGCCAATACACAATTTACCTATTTGTCAGAACAGTTTACAGATGTAACCAATGCTACTAATGCACCTTCTGGAGATAGTCGTAATGGTATTATTGGCGAAATCCCATCGTACCACATCCTTGATTTTTCAGTTTCTTATCGGTATAAGAAATTTAAACTGGAAACAGGGGTAAATAATGTTTTAGATACTCGTTATTTTACCAGAAGAGCGACCGGTTATCCTGGGCCGGGAATTATACCTTCTGAGCCTTTAACCTGGTATACCACTTTACAGTTTAAATGGTAA
- a CDS encoding ferritin, producing the protein MIKEIEQLLNDQIKYEAKASAQYLSMACWADTRGYNGIADFFYTQSEEERVHMTKLVKFINERSGNAVIPAVGKPRDDFKSLMELFETFLESEEFVTGKINNVIYECLQHKDYNVHNFMQWYVAEQLEEEATARTLLDKLKIIGDDKSGHYLFDRDINTFQVAEEPK; encoded by the coding sequence ATGATAAAAGAAATAGAACAACTATTAAATGATCAAATAAAATATGAGGCAAAAGCTTCTGCTCAATATCTTTCGATGGCTTGTTGGGCGGATACTCGAGGATATAATGGCATTGCAGATTTTTTTTATACGCAATCAGAAGAGGAACGAGTACATATGACCAAGCTGGTTAAATTTATTAATGAACGAAGTGGTAATGCTGTTATTCCTGCAGTAGGCAAACCTAGGGATGATTTTAAATCGTTGATGGAGCTTTTTGAAACGTTCTTGGAAAGCGAAGAATTTGTTACAGGAAAAATTAATAATGTTATATATGAATGCCTGCAACATAAAGATTATAATGTACATAATTTTATGCAATGGTATGTAGCAGAACAGCTAGAAGAAGAGGCAACAGCACGAACATTGTTAGATAAACTTAAAATTATTGGCGACGATAAGTCTGGTCATTATTTATTTGATAGAGATATCAACACTTTTCAAGTAGCAGAGGAACCTAAATGA
- a CDS encoding ion transporter: MVNLCKSISKSKWFQDLVTIAILIAGVLVGIATYPKFSSKHEQVLELLNQIILGVFIIEIVVKVIAEGGKPWLYFTDGWNVFDFIIVAAAFLPFGGSSIAILRLLRLLRVLKLIKALPKLQMLVGALLKSIPSMGYVSILLLLLFYIYAVAGVFFFSENDPIHFQDLQRSMLSLFRVVTLEDWTDIMYINMFGCENYGYGGNMNLCVNSKSALVLSVTYFVSFVLIGTMIFLNLFIGVIMNGMDEAKNEMLLENQIQSGEKDTSIEDVEHKIYELQELLVLYKIQQKDDEI; encoded by the coding sequence ATGGTAAATCTATGTAAATCAATAAGTAAAAGTAAATGGTTTCAAGACTTGGTTACAATTGCAATTTTAATTGCAGGTGTTCTGGTTGGGATTGCTACGTATCCCAAATTTTCTTCAAAGCATGAACAAGTGCTAGAATTGTTAAATCAAATAATTTTAGGAGTTTTTATTATAGAAATCGTTGTTAAAGTTATTGCAGAAGGAGGAAAACCCTGGCTTTACTTTACAGATGGCTGGAATGTTTTTGACTTTATCATTGTGGCAGCTGCATTTCTTCCTTTTGGAGGAAGCTCTATAGCCATATTACGTTTACTGCGTTTATTAAGGGTTTTAAAACTTATAAAAGCATTACCAAAACTTCAAATGTTGGTAGGAGCACTATTAAAAAGTATCCCTTCTATGGGATATGTTTCTATTCTATTATTATTACTCTTTTATATCTATGCTGTAGCCGGTGTGTTCTTCTTTTCAGAAAATGACCCAATACATTTTCAGGATTTACAAAGATCAATGCTATCCTTATTTAGAGTAGTAACATTAGAGGATTGGACGGATATTATGTACATCAATATGTTTGGGTGTGAGAATTATGGGTATGGCGGTAATATGAACCTTTGTGTAAATTCAAAAAGTGCTTTAGTACTCTCGGTTACTTACTTCGTGTCATTTGTCCTTATCGGCACTATGATTTTCTTAAACTTGTTTATAGGGGTTATTATGAATGGTATGGACGAAGCAAAAAACGAAATGCTACTCGAAAATCAAATACAATCTGGAGAAAAAGATACAAGTATCGAAGATGTAGAACATAAAATATATGAACTACAAGAACTGTTGGTGCTCTATAAAATTCAACAAAAAGATGATGAGATATAA
- a CDS encoding DUF4856 domain-containing protein, whose amino-acid sequence MKIKNLLKIVCISGAFVLGSCSSDDDTTPEVVAPANYVFERNNESSVSFGGQTTRIAMAEEIVSKLKDRTSTEAILDAMFAHVEGTNDFSDANLNASGKSVRSKTAASRDYFSDNATDAAVIKGKFDEWIKSQVDNVFPNWETSASAGVAGVIQEAGGGSNRYVNAKGLELNQAFAKSLIGALMTDQALNNYLGTAVLDEASNVADNNNGVVAEGKPYTTMEHKWDEAYGYLYGASQDKADPNKTIGKDDSFLNKYIGRVEGDSDFAGIAKEIFDAFKLGRAAIVAKRYDVRDAQAAIIREKISQVIAIRAVYYLQQGKNALEASTVDYASAFHDLSEGFGFVYSLQFTRKSQGNVPYLTRTEVQGLIDQLMGGTNGLWDVTPATLQSISETIAGKFSFTVGQAGS is encoded by the coding sequence ATGAAAATTAAAAATTTGCTAAAAATCGTATGTATATCAGGAGCCTTTGTTTTAGGATCTTGTTCTTCAGATGATGATACTACTCCAGAAGTAGTGGCACCCGCAAACTACGTTTTTGAACGTAATAATGAAAGCTCTGTAAGTTTTGGAGGTCAAACTACGCGTATTGCAATGGCCGAAGAAATTGTAAGTAAATTAAAAGATAGAACAAGTACTGAAGCTATTTTGGATGCAATGTTTGCTCATGTAGAAGGAACAAATGATTTTTCTGATGCTAATCTAAATGCATCTGGTAAAAGTGTAAGAAGCAAAACGGCTGCGTCAAGAGATTATTTTTCTGATAACGCAACAGATGCTGCAGTTATAAAGGGAAAATTTGATGAGTGGATAAAAAGTCAGGTAGATAATGTTTTTCCTAATTGGGAAACAAGTGCTTCAGCTGGTGTAGCGGGAGTTATACAAGAAGCTGGTGGAGGATCTAATAGATATGTTAATGCAAAAGGATTAGAATTAAACCAAGCATTTGCCAAGAGTTTGATAGGAGCTTTAATGACTGATCAAGCTTTAAATAATTATTTGGGAACTGCAGTTTTAGATGAAGCTTCTAATGTAGCAGATAATAATAATGGTGTGGTAGCAGAAGGTAAGCCTTACACTACAATGGAGCATAAATGGGATGAAGCTTACGGTTATTTATATGGAGCTTCTCAGGATAAAGCAGACCCAAATAAAACTATAGGTAAAGATGATAGTTTTCTCAATAAGTATATTGGAAGAGTAGAAGGAGATTCTGATTTTGCAGGTATTGCAAAAGAAATATTTGATGCATTTAAGCTAGGTAGGGCAGCCATTGTTGCAAAGAGGTATGATGTACGTGATGCGCAAGCAGCGATTATTAGAGAAAAAATATCACAAGTTATTGCGATAAGAGCGGTATATTATTTACAACAAGGAAAAAATGCGTTAGAGGCCTCTACTGTAGATTATGCTAGTGCATTTCACGACCTATCTGAAGGGTTTGGATTTGTATATAGTCTACAATTTACAAGAAAATCACAAGGTAATGTTCCTTATTTAACAAGAACCGAGGTTCAAGGATTAATAGATCAGTTAATGGGAGGTACTAACGGACTTTGGGATGTAACTCCGGCAACTTTGCAATCAATTTCCGAAACTATTGCAGGTAAATTTAGTTTTACTGTAGGACAAGCTGGTAGCTAG
- a CDS encoding HTTM domain-containing protein, producing the protein MTFKLNEYLKKTTEAAPLAVFRIFFGVMMLISIIRFWSYGWIDKLYIQPKFFFSYYGFEWIKPIGIYTYIIFAICGISTIFIALGFKYRIAIVTFFISFTYIELMDKTTYLNHYYFISLLSFVMIFLPANRYYALDAKLKRISYQLIPNWTIDAIKLLLGIVYFYAGLAKLNSDWLVKAMPLKIWLPSKYGVPLLGDLMQKEWMHYLFSYSGAMYDLTIPLLLLYRKTRPFAFILVVIFHVLTRVLFPIGMFPYIMIVSTLIFFDASLHHKILDFISKVFKINKLQFDTNTALQFFPKKNKVFLTSITIFFAIQLLLPFRYILYPGELFWTEEGFRFSWRVMLMEKAGYANFKIVDSVTKKRFYVDNDDFLTAFQQKQMASQPDFILQYAHYLKKHFESQGHQNIQVFVESYVTLNGRLSTQYIDPTVDLGKQKESFKHKNWIIPFKDEIKGL; encoded by the coding sequence ATGACTTTTAAACTTAACGAATATCTGAAAAAAACAACGGAGGCTGCACCACTTGCAGTCTTTCGTATTTTTTTTGGAGTAATGATGCTAATTAGTATTATTCGTTTTTGGAGCTACGGATGGATCGATAAACTATACATTCAGCCTAAGTTTTTTTTCTCATATTATGGTTTCGAATGGATAAAACCTATCGGAATCTATACCTACATTATTTTTGCCATATGCGGAATTTCTACAATTTTTATAGCACTTGGTTTCAAATATAGGATTGCAATAGTTACTTTTTTTATCAGTTTTACTTACATAGAGTTAATGGACAAGACAACATATCTTAACCATTACTATTTTATAAGCTTACTTAGTTTTGTAATGATTTTTTTACCTGCAAATAGGTATTATGCATTAGATGCGAAACTGAAAAGAATTTCTTATCAATTAATCCCTAACTGGACAATTGATGCTATCAAATTACTTTTGGGGATTGTATATTTTTATGCAGGTTTAGCAAAACTTAATTCTGATTGGCTGGTAAAAGCGATGCCTCTTAAAATATGGTTGCCTTCTAAATACGGTGTACCTCTTTTGGGAGATTTGATGCAAAAAGAATGGATGCATTATCTATTTAGCTATTCGGGTGCGATGTATGATCTTACAATTCCACTATTGTTATTATATAGAAAAACGAGACCTTTTGCTTTTATTCTGGTCGTTATCTTTCATGTATTAACCCGGGTTCTTTTTCCTATAGGAATGTTTCCTTATATTATGATTGTAAGCACATTGATATTTTTTGATGCTAGTCTCCATCATAAGATATTAGATTTTATTTCCAAAGTATTTAAAATAAACAAGCTACAGTTTGACACCAATACAGCATTACAATTTTTTCCTAAGAAAAATAAAGTCTTTTTAACGTCTATAACTATATTCTTTGCGATTCAGTTACTTCTACCGTTTAGATATATATTATACCCGGGAGAATTATTCTGGACAGAAGAAGGGTTTCGGTTTTCATGGAGAGTAATGTTAATGGAAAAAGCGGGCTATGCTAATTTTAAAATTGTTGATAGTGTAACCAAAAAGCGATTTTATGTTGATAACGACGATTTTCTTACCGCTTTTCAACAAAAACAAATGGCATCGCAACCTGACTTTATATTACAATATGCTCATTATCTAAAAAAACATTTTGAAAGTCAAGGGCATCAAAACATACAAGTATTTGTTGAGAGCTATGTAACACTTAATGGAAGGTTAAGTACACAATATATAGATCCAACAGTAGATTTGGGAAAACAAAAAGAATCATTTAAACATAAAAATTGGATTATTCCATTTAAGGATGAAATTAAGGGATTATAG